Proteins encoded in a region of the Stieleria neptunia genome:
- the rplI gene encoding 50S ribosomal protein L9, translating into MSRNGRTIKRPYKRLPKGEHGGIQLLLIHNVEHLGKQGDIVEVKAGYARNYLLPHGMATIATEHHKRMVEKHREKLRAIELEKLKSYRDLADELGKQSITIEANANDEGHLYGSVGPHEITAALKEAGFSLANDQIRLDGPLRELGLYTVRVYLHSEVEANLKVWVVPTAAEDAAVS; encoded by the coding sequence ATGTCACGCAACGGCCGAACCATTAAACGACCCTACAAACGATTGCCCAAAGGCGAACACGGTGGGATCCAGCTCCTGTTGATTCACAACGTCGAACACCTCGGCAAGCAAGGTGACATCGTCGAAGTCAAAGCCGGCTACGCACGCAACTACCTGCTGCCGCACGGCATGGCGACGATCGCGACCGAGCACCACAAGCGGATGGTGGAAAAGCACCGCGAAAAACTGCGTGCGATCGAACTGGAAAAACTCAAGAGCTATCGCGACCTGGCAGACGAACTCGGCAAGCAGTCGATCACGATCGAAGCCAATGCCAACGACGAAGGCCACTTGTACGGCAGCGTCGGACCGCACGAAATCACCGCGGCACTCAAGGAAGCCGGCTTCAGCCTGGCCAACGACCAGATCCGTTTGGACGGCCCGCTCCGCGAACTCGGTCTGTACACCGTGCGTGTCTACCTGCACAGCGAAGTCGAAGCCAATTTGAAGGTCTGGGTCGTGCCCACCGCCGCCGAAGACGCCGCCGTTTCCTGA
- the ssb gene encoding single-stranded DNA-binding protein: protein MASYNRVILVGNLTRDIELRYIPSGQAVSDVTVAVNDRRKTSSGEWVDEPTFVDVTLWGRNAEVASEFLSKGSPVLIEGRLKLDRWETDGQKRSKLRVICEKMQMLGSRSGGGSEQRTGQRPAQRSGGQTAENQVSYDSQSVEDYSTDSGARDAQPTGNGAGYEDPNIPF, encoded by the coding sequence ATGGCCAGCTACAACCGCGTCATTCTGGTTGGGAATTTGACGCGTGATATCGAATTGCGTTACATCCCCAGCGGTCAAGCCGTTTCCGACGTGACCGTTGCGGTGAACGATCGCCGCAAGACCAGCAGCGGCGAATGGGTCGATGAACCGACGTTTGTCGATGTCACCTTGTGGGGACGGAACGCCGAGGTGGCCAGTGAGTTCCTGTCCAAGGGATCGCCGGTTTTGATCGAAGGCCGGTTGAAACTCGACCGCTGGGAAACCGACGGCCAGAAGCGAAGCAAGTTGCGTGTGATCTGCGAAAAAATGCAAATGCTCGGCTCACGCTCGGGCGGCGGATCCGAACAGCGAACGGGGCAACGCCCGGCGCAGCGGTCCGGCGGTCAGACGGCTGAAAACCAAGTCAGCTATGATTCGCAATCCGTGGAAGATTATTCCACCGATTCGGGGGCGCGCGATGCCCAGCCGACCGGGAACGGTGCCGGTTACGAAGACCCCAATATTCCGTTTTAA
- the rpsF gene encoding 30S ribosomal protein S6, with amino-acid sequence MAKNTYETLCILDSNHYARDPGGVSKQIEDLITEAGGKVEVNRLWMEQKLAYPIDGHQKGTYWLTYFEMEGSEVPKLDRAFHLCEPVLRQMTLKLDPRLVEPILANARGATPVVSKDAAAEAEESSDKPAETESAS; translated from the coding sequence GTGGCCAAAAACACTTACGAAACCCTCTGCATCCTCGATAGCAACCACTACGCCCGCGACCCCGGCGGAGTGAGCAAGCAGATCGAAGATCTGATCACCGAAGCCGGCGGAAAAGTCGAAGTCAATCGTTTGTGGATGGAGCAAAAGCTCGCCTATCCGATCGACGGCCACCAAAAGGGAACCTACTGGTTGACCTACTTCGAAATGGAAGGCAGCGAAGTTCCCAAGCTGGATCGAGCCTTCCACCTGTGCGAACCCGTGCTGCGTCAGATGACGCTGAAGCTGGACCCGCGTTTGGTCGAGCCGATCCTGGCCAACGCCCGTGGTGCAACGCCCGTCGTCAGCAAAGACGCCGCGGCCGAAGCGGAAGAATCCAGCGACAAGCCCGCCGAGACCGAATCGGCTTCCTGA
- the pth gene encoding aminoacyl-tRNA hydrolase, whose amino-acid sequence MKLIVGLGNPGRKYEQTRHNVGFIVAEKVAVLTRAGTPKIKFEGELAESSIGGEKVVILCPHTYMNASGQSVRKAFDFYKLDLSDILVVCDDLNLDSGRLRIRPSGSAGGQNGIKDLIRHLGSESFPRLRVGIGRPPAGWTVTDYVLGKFSKSERDTFDAATTRAAHAVISFVTDGVDRTMSQFNGDPAADSKPKQKKTSDRSPSDPRSVGQQQP is encoded by the coding sequence ATGAAGCTAATCGTTGGACTGGGCAACCCCGGTCGAAAATACGAACAAACGCGGCACAATGTCGGTTTCATCGTGGCCGAAAAGGTTGCCGTGCTGACTCGCGCCGGGACGCCAAAGATTAAATTCGAAGGCGAATTGGCGGAGTCTTCGATCGGCGGGGAGAAAGTCGTGATTCTTTGCCCCCACACGTACATGAACGCGAGTGGGCAAAGTGTCCGCAAAGCGTTCGACTTTTATAAGTTGGATTTGAGTGATATCCTGGTCGTCTGTGATGATTTGAATCTCGACAGCGGCCGGTTAAGGATCAGGCCATCGGGCAGTGCCGGTGGCCAAAACGGGATAAAGGATCTCATCCGGCATCTCGGTTCGGAGTCGTTTCCGCGGCTTCGCGTCGGCATCGGACGGCCTCCGGCAGGTTGGACGGTGACCGATTATGTCTTGGGGAAATTCTCCAAGAGCGAACGCGATACATTCGACGCGGCGACAACCCGCGCGGCCCACGCCGTGATCAGCTTTGTCACCGATGGAGTGGATCGCACGATGAGTCAGTTCAACGGTGATCCGGCGGCTGATTCCAAACCGAAACAAAAGAAAACGTCCGATCGGTCCCCAAGCGATCCGCGATCCGTCGGCCAGCAGCAACCCTAA